Within the Synechococcales cyanobacterium CNB genome, the region TACGACAAACGTCTTGTCCGCGAGCCAGCGTGCCGCGCCGGCGGCGTCGGTGTTCGCGGCCCACCGGTGCAAATCCGCGCCGGTCTCTGTCATGAGTGCGCTCCTGCGGCGGCGGGTTGAGGCGTGGAGACCCGGGCGACGATGCCCCGTACGCGGTTGCAGTCGCGGTGCATCTGGGCGATCAGCGAATCGACGCTCTCGAAGCGGAGCTGTTCGCGCACCCAGCCGACAAGGGCGATGCGGAGGTTCCAGCCATACTCTGGCAGTCCGGCAAGGCACGGTCCATCCCCCGTGGGCGCGTCGAGGAGAGAGGCCTCGACCGCGCGAGCGGCGCCGTTGAACATGGGCTTGCTGCCGACGCTGACGGCCGCAGGGAACGAGCGGCCGTCGTCGAGGAACGCCACGCCGGCGTACACGCCGTCGGCCGGCGGCAAACAGGGCGTATCGAGGTTCGCGGTCGGGAAACCGAGGCCTCTGCCGCGCCTGTCGCCCCGGACGACGCGGCCCGTGAGCTCGTGCGGCCGCGTCAGCACGGCCCACGCGTCGCGTACTCGTCCATGCTGCACGAGCCATCGGGCGATGGTGCTGGAAGCCGTGACGACCGATTGATCGTTGAGCGCGACGGCGACGGGCGGCACGACATCGACGGCGAAGCCGTGCCGCTTTCCGATCGAGGCGAGGACGGAGGTGTCGCCGGTGCGCCCCTTGCCGAATCTGAAGTCCGGTCCTTCAACGAAGGCGATCGGCGCGAGACGGTCAGCGATCGACTCGACGAATGACTCGGGCGACTGCGAGAGCAGTTCGGACGTGGGTTCGAGGCGTTCGACACGGTCCGCGCCGGCCTGGCGGAGCAGTTCCGATCGTCGCTCGAACGAGCCGAGCCGCGGCGGTGCGGATTCAGGGTGCAGGCGCGTCGCGGGGTGCGGATCGAACGCCAGCACGACCACCTCTGCACCGCTGGCCCTGTCCGCGATGGATCGGGCGCGGGCGATCAGCGCGGCGTGTCCGGCATGGACACCGTCGAACGTGCCGACGCTGACCACCGAGCGGGGCATAAGAGGAGAGCGTAGGCGCGATCATGCCCCGCGACGGGAGGCGCATTGCGGACGACTTTCGCGCCGGAGTAGTCCGGGTTCGTCCGGGCCGTCCGTATACTCCTTCGCCCTCGATCGTGCGATCGTGCCGGCGCGCCCGCCTCCTGCGTCTGGACTCACGCGATGTCGATCTTCCGCCGCAAGTCTGCTTCTGCCGTCATCGTCGAACCTCCGCCCCCGACGGGGGGAGAGGAACGCACCTACCAACTCGGCCGGGACCTGCTGGAGCGTGCCCGTGGGCACCGCGCTGGCCTGCTTTCCGCGAAGTTCTACTCGGACAAGCTCATGGACTGGTCGATGCGCGACCGGGACTTCAAGGTCCAGTTGTTCCGGTTCGTGGACGCGTTCCCGATGCTTCGGACGCCGGACGCGGTGCACGACCACCTCGTCGATTACCTCTCTCAGCCGGGTGTGAAGCTGCCTCCGGGCATGGACCTCGGGCTTCGGGCGGGGGGCGTGGCGAAGGGGCTGCTCACTTCCACGGTCTCGTCGCAGATCAAGGGCATGGCGTCGAAGTTCATCGCGGGCGCCGACGCGGCGAGCGCGCTCCCGGGGTTGCGCGATCTCTGGAAGGAAGGCATCGCGTTCAGCGTGGACCTTCTGGGCGAGGCGTGCGTGTCCGATGCGGAGGCGGACGCCTATCGCGACAAGTACCTCGACCTCGTGACAAATCTTCCCGGCGAGGTCGCCTCGTGGAAGCCGAACCCGAGGCTTGAGTCCGACCATCTCGGCGGCATCCCCCGCACGAACGTCTCCATCAAGGTCAGTTCGCTGAGCGCGAAGTGCGATCCGATCGACACGGAGGGGGCGATCCGCGACTCGATGACGCGGATCGTGCCGATCCTGGAGGCGGCGCGGGAGCGGGGCGTGCTGATCAACTTCGACATGGAGCAGCACTCGCTCAAGGACCTGACGATCGAGTTGTTCATGCGGTGCTGCGAGGCGGTGGACTTTCACGCGGGACTCGCCATGCAGGCCTACCTCAAGAGCGGAGTGGAAGACGCACGCCGCGTGTGCGACTGGGCGAAGCGCACGGGCCGCGTCGTGACGGTGCGCCTCGTGAAGGGGGCGTACTGGGATTTCGAGACGATCCACGCCGAGCAGCAGGGTTGGCCCTGCCCGGTCTGGAACGAAAAGTGGCAGACGGACCGGTGCTTCGAGGAGATGACGGGCGTGTTCCTGGACGCCTGCCCGAGGGCGGAGAGCGGACAGCGGGCGGCGGAGAGCGGGCGGTTGGGGCCGACGAGACTCGCGCCCGGGGCGGGGGGGGTGAAACTGGCGCTCGGGTCGCACAACGTGCGGTCGATCGCCAGCGCCATCTCGGGGCTGGAGCGGCGGTCACTGCCGACGGGCGCGATCGAACTCCAGATGTTGCACGGCATGGCGGACCAGTTGAAGCACGCGGCGGCCGAGACCGGGCTGCGAATCCGCGAGTACGTGCCGGTGGGGGAGATGATCCCCGGCATGGCGTACCTGGTGCGCCGACTGCTGGAGAACACGTCGAACGAGTCGTGGCTGAAGGCGGGGTTCCTCGACAACGCCGACCCGCGGACACTGCTGCGCGAACCCGCGCCGACGCTGAACGGCGAGCCCGCGCCGAAGCCGAACCGGGACCTGTACGAGCTCGCGCCGGAGCGGCATCGGCTGTCGCACGCGGAGCCTGGCGTGGGCGACGGCAAGCCCTTCATCAACGAACCGCTGCGGGACTTCTCCCGCCGCCCGGTGCGAGAGAACTTCGCCGCCGCGGTCGCAGGCGCGACCGTGCCGAACGTGGCCAACGACCGGACGCCGACGGACGCCGCCCGCATGGTGGAGTCCGCGCACCGCGTCTTTCCTGCGTGGCGTGACGCGGACCCGACGCTGCGTGCCCGTGTGCTCGTGCAGGCGGCGGCGGCGATGCGGGCGAGGCGAGACGAACTGGCGGGCATCGTCATCAAGGAGAACGGCAAGTGCTGGCGTGACGCCGACGCCGACGTGGCCGAGGCGATCGACTTCTGCGAGTACTACGCCCGCGAAGCCGTGCGGCTCTTCCGGCGCGAGCGGATCGGTCGGTTCATCGGCGAGCTGGACGAGCAGTGGTACCAGCCGCGCGGCGTGGCGGCCGTCATCAGCCCGTGGAACTTCCCGCTCGCGATCTCGTGCGGCATGGCGACGGCTGCGCTCGTCACGGGCAACCCGGTCGTGCTGAAGCCCGCCGAGCAGACGCCGGGCATCGCGA harbors:
- a CDS encoding bifunctional riboflavin kinase/FAD synthetase; amino-acid sequence: MPRSVVSVGTFDGVHAGHAALIARARSIADRASGAEVVVLAFDPHPATRLHPESAPPRLGSFERRSELLRQAGADRVERLEPTSELLSQSPESFVESIADRLAPIAFVEGPDFRFGKGRTGDTSVLASIGKRHGFAVDVVPPVAVALNDQSVVTASSTIARWLVQHGRVRDAWAVLTRPHELTGRVVRGDRRGRGLGFPTANLDTPCLPPADGVYAGVAFLDDGRSFPAAVSVGSKPMFNGAARAVEASLLDAPTGDGPCLAGLPEYGWNLRIALVGWVREQLRFESVDSLIAQMHRDCNRVRGIVARVSTPQPAAAGAHS
- a CDS encoding aldehyde dehydrogenase family protein — translated: MSIFRRKSASAVIVEPPPPTGGEERTYQLGRDLLERARGHRAGLLSAKFYSDKLMDWSMRDRDFKVQLFRFVDAFPMLRTPDAVHDHLVDYLSQPGVKLPPGMDLGLRAGGVAKGLLTSTVSSQIKGMASKFIAGADAASALPGLRDLWKEGIAFSVDLLGEACVSDAEADAYRDKYLDLVTNLPGEVASWKPNPRLESDHLGGIPRTNVSIKVSSLSAKCDPIDTEGAIRDSMTRIVPILEAARERGVLINFDMEQHSLKDLTIELFMRCCEAVDFHAGLAMQAYLKSGVEDARRVCDWAKRTGRVVTVRLVKGAYWDFETIHAEQQGWPCPVWNEKWQTDRCFEEMTGVFLDACPRAESGQRAAESGRLGPTRLAPGAGGVKLALGSHNVRSIASAISGLERRSLPTGAIELQMLHGMADQLKHAAAETGLRIREYVPVGEMIPGMAYLVRRLLENTSNESWLKAGFLDNADPRTLLREPAPTLNGEPAPKPNRDLYELAPERHRLSHAEPGVGDGKPFINEPLRDFSRRPVRENFAAAVAGATVPNVANDRTPTDAARMVESAHRVFPAWRDADPTLRARVLVQAAAAMRARRDELAGIVIKENGKCWRDADADVAEAIDFCEYYAREAVRLFRRERIGRFIGELDEQWYQPRGVAAVISPWNFPLAISCGMATAALVTGNPVVLKPAEQTPGIAKTLCEVLWRAMEEAGVRRTGVDPTNVLHFCPAPGETTGAALVRDPRVAVIAFTGSKAVGLDIIRAAGVTPEEQPFVKRVVCEMGGKNAIIIDTSADLDEAVLGVRHSAFGFQGQKCSACSRCIVVDPEGPGGAATRTFVMRLVEATRSLVIGDPTRPGTDIGPVIDEESAQRIRRYIETARLEGCCEELSMDLPAPAGVAGDSSPRVSGLQPTHYVGPHIFSRVEPRHTIAREEIFGPVLAVMHARTFDQALAIANDHPYKLTGGVFSRKPAHLELAKREFRVGNLYLNRGCTGALVARQPFGGFGMSGVGSKAGGRDYLLQFVEPRATCENTMRRGFAPEL